CACTATGCGATCATGAACAATCACAATTTAGGTGGCCGGCTCTGGTCAGTGCTCATTCTATTTGGTCTCGTCGGACAGATCGCTTGGTCTGTTGAGAATATGTATTTTAATCTTTTTATTTATAATACCATTGCGAAGAACACTTCTTCTGTCACACTGATGGTCCAACTGAGTGGCATTGTCGCCACACTTACTACGCTAATCGCCGGGATCTTAACTGATAAAGCCGGGAATAGAAAGTATTTTATTTCTTTTGGTTATCTTCTTTGGGGTTTACTCACCCTTTCCTTTGCCTTTGTATCCAAAGAAAATACTGCCGAATGGTTTCAACTTTCGGATACAACTCAAATTGTGAGCCTTACCATCGCCATTGTCATCACATTGGATTGTATCATGACAGCCTTTGGCTCTACTGCCAATGATGCTGCTTTTAATGCATATGTGACGGATAACACAGAGAATGCGAGAAGTCTTGCAGAAGGAGTTTTGTCGGCTATGCCCCTCCTTGCAATGTTAATTGTTGCAGGTGGATTCGGAATCATTGTGAATGCTCTCGGATACCCAGGTCTCTTTGTTGCTGTTGGAACGATGATGTCTGTTTCTGGAGTAATTGGAATATGGATTATCAAGGACAATCCTAATCTAAAAAAGCAGAATACTAACTTTTTATCTGACATTTCATACGGATTCAAACTGGATGTAATTAAAAAAAATCAAAATCTCTATTTATACTTTTTAGCTATGGGAATCTATGGAATTGCAAGTCAAGTTTACATGCCATATTTAATTATTTATATGCAAGAGTATTTAAAATTTGATGCCATACAATACTCGATCGTTCTTGCTGGAGTGATTCTTGGTGCAAGTATCATCACAGTTTTACTTGGCAAACAATTTGATGGAAAAAACAAAGACAAATTGTTAATTTACTTTTCTATACTTTATATAGTGGGAATGATTTCATTATATACAATGTCAAAAACCATCGATCTAAGTTTAAAAACGGAAGTTATGTGGTTCACTGGATTAACAAGCTTAATCCTAATCACAGGATTCGTTCAAGTTTTAGCACTTTTAGGTGCACAAATCCGAGATTATACACCACAAGAAAATACTGGAAAACTGCAAGGGATTCGAATGATCTTTTTTGTTTTAATTCCAATGTATATAGGTCCTATGATTGGAGAAACAATCAACGAAAGAACTAACTTAACTTATATTGATCCAGTGAATGGTGCAACTGCACATGTTCCTGCTCCAGAAATATTCTTGGTAGGAGCAGTTTTTTGTTTACTCATCTTCATTCCTCTTTCTTTACTTCTCCGAGGTAACCAATCAAAATGAAAACCGTTTCTCACACAGAATACCCTCGTCCACAACTAGAACGAGATAGTTATATCAACTTAAATGGAGAATGGGACCTAACTTATATTAAATCTGGAACCACAACCAACATTGAATACAAAATCAATGTTCCTTTTTCTCCTGAGTCAATTGCAAGTGGAATCGGAAACTTTATACTCCAACCGAATGAAGAACTAGTTTACAAAAGAGAATTTGATATACCGTCTACTTTTGTTCGAGATATCACATTACTTCATTTTGGAGCCGTTGATTATTCTTGTATTTGTTTTATTAATGGGAAAGAAGTTGGGTCACATAAAGGCGGGTTCTTACCTTTCCAATTTGACATTAGCCAATGGATTCAAATCGGTAAAAACGAAATCCAATTAATTGTTACAGATCCGACTGACTTCGGAAGTCAAGCGAGAGGGAAACAAAAGTTAAAACGTGGTGGGATATGGTATACACCTCAATCAGGGATATGGCAAACAGTCTGGTTAGAGAGTGTAACCAAAAATTATATAAAAGATATTAAGATAACGCCAAATATAGACACAAAAAAAGTAGAAATCAACGTCTTAACAGATAGTGACAATGTCAGCGTTCAAATTTTTGACGGCGAAACTTGTATAGGAGAATCGAATTTAAAAAATGCAAATCTTGAAGTTCCTAATATGGAACTTTGGTCACCGGAAAATCCAAAATTGTATGGAGTTTTAATTAAGTCAGACGGTGATACTGTAAAATCATACTTTGGAATGCGAAAATTTTCAATCGGATTCGATGGAAAATTCAAAAGACTCTACCTAAATAACAAACCTTATTTCCATAATGGTCTGCTAGACCAAGGATATTGGTTTGAAGGTCTACTAACACCACCAAACGATGAAGAGATGATTAAAGAAATCAAACTCATGAAAGAAATGGGTTTTAACATGTTACGAAAACATATTAAAATTGAACCTCTGCGCTGGTATTATCATTGTGATCGACTTGGAATTCTAATTTGGCAAGATTTTGTTTGTGGTGGCGGTGATTATGAAACTTGGAAAGTTGCATATTTACCTTTTATAGGTTGGAAAACTAAAGATACAAAATATAAATTCTTAAATAGAACTGATGAAATTGGTAGAAAGGAATTTATTGAAGAGATAGACCAAACTGTCAACTTACTAAAAAATACAGTTAGTTTGTCAGTTTGGGTTTTGTTTAATGAAGGTTGGGGACAGTTTGATAGCATTCAACTTACAGAAAAATTAAGACAACTGGATAATACAAGAACCATCGACAGCGTCAGCGGTTGGTATGACCAAGGCCAGGGAAGCAGTGATCTAAAGAGTTTGCACTTATATTATCAAAAGTTAAAAGTTCCTAAAAATGAAAAAAGAGTGATTGTACTTAGTGAATTTGGTGGTTATTCTTTAAAAACTGAAGGTCATGTATACGATGAAAACAAATTATTCGGATATAAGATACTTCCAAATAAACAGAGTTTAGAGAATGAATATAAAAATCTAATTGAAAACGAACTAATACCGTTACTCGATAAGGGATTAAGTGCTGCAATTTATACTCAAGTCAGTGATGTGGAAGAAGAAATTAACGGTATTGTAACTTACGATCGAAAGGTAGTAAAGTTTGACATCGATTTTATGAGAAACTTAAATGCAAAACTTGTATACACATAGGATCATACTGTGAATTTTTTCATTTCCCATCCGTTACTTACTTCAGTTTTTGTTGGATTGGTTCTTTTTCTATTCTACTATTTTTGGGAAGTGGTGGAAACACCAGTTCTTAGGTTTAGTGAATCTGATTTTTTACTCCGTGTCATTGAGCGATCCCCTCACCTAACAGAAAAATATTATCCGACTTTTTGGTGTTTTAACCAACATTTAATGTTATTCCTTCTTATGTTTCGCGAGTATCGTACAAAAAAATATGAATATGACCAATTGGAACAGATAAAAATGAAGGATGGTGGAATCACTGGCCTAGCTTGGTCAGGTATAAAGAATCGCTCAACCAATCATGAAACCCCAATCATAGTGCTCTTTCATACGATCAGTGGAGACGAACAAGATGTAAAATCCACTGTTAAATACTTACGTGAACGATATGATTGGATTGTAGTAGTTTGTATACGCAGAGGACATGGAAATCTCCCACTTACAAAACCCAAAATCAATACAATGGGTTCTACTTCCGACTTAAAAGAACAATTATCCCATATCCAAAAAAGATACCCAAAAAAACAAATGTTTGGTGTTGGAATTTCGGCTGGTTCAGGATTACTTGCACGTTATTTAGGTGAAGCTGGTGCAAAAAGTCAATTTAAAGCAGCTGTGGCTGTCTCTCCGGCTTATGATATCGAAAAAGCTTTTCATAGGGTCCATCCGGTTTATAGTAAAATTATGGGCCAAAGGTTAATTAACTATTTTCTAAAAACTCATTATGAAAGTTTATCCAAATTAAAAGGAATAGATGAACTTTTAAAAATAAAAACAATCGGTGAGTTTCAAGACAAACTACATGCAGTTTCCGGATACAAAGATAAAGAAAATTATTATTACCATTCCAATCCAGTGTTAGTTGCAAAAAATATAAAAACCCCTTTACTTGTTCTGAACTCAGCAGACGATCCTATTTGTGTGAATCAAAATGTATTAGAAAACTTGCATTGGTTAGAAACCCTACCAAATACAATTCATTTGCATACGAAACGCGGTAGTCATATTGCATACTTCCAAGGAATCAAAGCAAATTCATGGTCTGACCTAGTCATAGGAGAATATTTTGCAGCCGTTCTCAAAGAAGATAACCCAAAACAAAAACCAACAAAAAGGAAATAGTTTCATTTGGATAATGATCGATAGTTTTGGGGAGAAATACCAAAACGGTTCTGAAATAGTTTATGAAAGGAAGACTTGGAATTAAATCCAGAAGCATAAATAACACTTAAAATAGTCATCTCTTTTCTTTCTAATAGAAGTTTCGCAGCCTCCTGCAAGCGATATCCGTTAACGTAATTACGAAACGTACATCCAAGTTTAGAGTTTAAAATTTCGGAAACTTGATGTGTATTTAAACCCAATCGTTTTGATAAAAAGCTTAAACTTAGGTCTTCATTTAAATACAATTTTTCTAAACCCATTAACTCTTCTAATTGTTGGAGAACTAAAGTAATATCGACTCCTTTGACTCGACTTTCTTGGTAACGAGCCAACCGAGTTTCTTTTTTAAAATTAGGAATGAATTCTTTATGAACCGCTTTTAATACGAAGATATATGCCAATAGAAATGTCAAAGTTGCGCAGGCAAAAAGAAAAATCTGCATATAAAAAAGTTGCGAGAACACAAACAAGCTAACAACTAACAATGAATATCCCATGAAATACAAAAAAGGCAAAAAAGAGGATTCTATCGTTTCTTTAAATTCTAACTTCCAACGAAGTATTCGAACTAAAAT
The nucleotide sequence above comes from Leptospira harrisiae. Encoded proteins:
- a CDS encoding AraC family transcriptional regulator, which translates into the protein MNLIPFAGTVIASLLAFSYWIESREKRVEKVKPNSSENHHLSLTKIQSGLGNLYRYTPTFLFLSLAILQFHIYGELTKEIRSFPLFYGIHIPCLFLIGPLGYIFFEELSGGRSEKIQWYHLLPSIISFFYLYLFCPDSFQISFLDSQIHEPTSFYYSSIGVLLGFGVVSIFGYTLTILVRILRWKLEFKETIESSFLPFLYFMGYSLLVVSLFVFSQLFYMQIFLFACATLTFLLAYIFVLKAVHKEFIPNFKKETRLARYQESRVKGVDITLVLQQLEELMGLEKLYLNEDLSLSFLSKRLGLNTHQVSEILNSKLGCTFRNYVNGYRLQEAAKLLLERKEMTILSVIYASGFNSKSSFHKLFQNRFGISPQNYRSLSK
- a CDS encoding glycoside hydrolase family 2 protein; translated protein: MKTVSHTEYPRPQLERDSYINLNGEWDLTYIKSGTTTNIEYKINVPFSPESIASGIGNFILQPNEELVYKREFDIPSTFVRDITLLHFGAVDYSCICFINGKEVGSHKGGFLPFQFDISQWIQIGKNEIQLIVTDPTDFGSQARGKQKLKRGGIWYTPQSGIWQTVWLESVTKNYIKDIKITPNIDTKKVEINVLTDSDNVSVQIFDGETCIGESNLKNANLEVPNMELWSPENPKLYGVLIKSDGDTVKSYFGMRKFSIGFDGKFKRLYLNNKPYFHNGLLDQGYWFEGLLTPPNDEEMIKEIKLMKEMGFNMLRKHIKIEPLRWYYHCDRLGILIWQDFVCGGGDYETWKVAYLPFIGWKTKDTKYKFLNRTDEIGRKEFIEEIDQTVNLLKNTVSLSVWVLFNEGWGQFDSIQLTEKLRQLDNTRTIDSVSGWYDQGQGSSDLKSLHLYYQKLKVPKNEKRVIVLSEFGGYSLKTEGHVYDENKLFGYKILPNKQSLENEYKNLIENELIPLLDKGLSAAIYTQVSDVEEEINGIVTYDRKVVKFDIDFMRNLNAKLVYT
- a CDS encoding YheT family hydrolase, which translates into the protein MNFFISHPLLTSVFVGLVLFLFYYFWEVVETPVLRFSESDFLLRVIERSPHLTEKYYPTFWCFNQHLMLFLLMFREYRTKKYEYDQLEQIKMKDGGITGLAWSGIKNRSTNHETPIIVLFHTISGDEQDVKSTVKYLRERYDWIVVVCIRRGHGNLPLTKPKINTMGSTSDLKEQLSHIQKRYPKKQMFGVGISAGSGLLARYLGEAGAKSQFKAAVAVSPAYDIEKAFHRVHPVYSKIMGQRLINYFLKTHYESLSKLKGIDELLKIKTIGEFQDKLHAVSGYKDKENYYYHSNPVLVAKNIKTPLLVLNSADDPICVNQNVLENLHWLETLPNTIHLHTKRGSHIAYFQGIKANSWSDLVIGEYFAAVLKEDNPKQKPTKRK
- a CDS encoding MFS transporter, with translation MNNHNLGGRLWSVLILFGLVGQIAWSVENMYFNLFIYNTIAKNTSSVTLMVQLSGIVATLTTLIAGILTDKAGNRKYFISFGYLLWGLLTLSFAFVSKENTAEWFQLSDTTQIVSLTIAIVITLDCIMTAFGSTANDAAFNAYVTDNTENARSLAEGVLSAMPLLAMLIVAGGFGIIVNALGYPGLFVAVGTMMSVSGVIGIWIIKDNPNLKKQNTNFLSDISYGFKLDVIKKNQNLYLYFLAMGIYGIASQVYMPYLIIYMQEYLKFDAIQYSIVLAGVILGASIITVLLGKQFDGKNKDKLLIYFSILYIVGMISLYTMSKTIDLSLKTEVMWFTGLTSLILITGFVQVLALLGAQIRDYTPQENTGKLQGIRMIFFVLIPMYIGPMIGETINERTNLTYIDPVNGATAHVPAPEIFLVGAVFCLLIFIPLSLLLRGNQSK